Proteins from a single region of Pseudopedobacter saltans DSM 12145:
- a CDS encoding LamG-like jellyroll fold domain-containing protein → MSKKLHLIYVVMLVTFVILHLSASKVNAQTLAFSGAEGFGRFTTGARGAQNPEVYIVTNLNDSGPGSFRDACSKQGRFIVFAISGIIKLSADLAIPKNTTIAGQTAPGEGIVLYGRKVSFSGSDNTIARYIRIRLSSGNGNSKSADASGIANGKDMILDHLSVTWGMDEVFSINWDSKGNNPDNITIQNSIIGQGLHRHNHSAGGLMQPSEGGKISLIRNLYSSNKTRNPKVKGINEFVNNVVYNWGNYGNTYGHSESGEAYIMGGDSAGESFVNIINNYFISGPSTRDNWATPFNRGNSNFNLYGSGNYFDNNKDGVLNGIDLPYDIISYPTGDESSLKAVPYDYPMKNPTMTAEQAYYWICDHVGASYPRRDQVDKLMISDLRSVGTSGIYVYTESDLPLANGGVGNVFSAPAPLDSDEDGIPDIWEDANGLNKNDKTDAVKYSLSNPEYLNIEVYINSLMDTPPSPFIIPPSNILLSSVSVETPSPQSTITIKWTDNSNDEDGFVIERSLDGVSYSVLDNVPANTITYQDNNGLPNVKYWYRIKAVNTNAESAYGAAVSILTAPIPTAPVKTSSPTPKNAYKYVELLSHINTGNLQLSWIGSANTTTYKIFIGESADNLAFISNSTTINYTISASSLVKGKTYYWRVDAENSKGVATGDIWSFRVMPDIPNGLVGYWSFDDILNNGNQITDSSPYENHGTLALEESANIKTEGKVGSAINFATATTNMDVINIPNNDQLYLSNRSFSISFWMKAPAAALPNSVSEYLLCKGSMTKSNVTGATGNRYNLEFKSKQLRFAIDNDERNKDELGVDGYLFYTNEWVHVVLIRDFENRKLKVYANGVKQGEKAITSAIDNIGEESALILGNIGELELLNNEKGVVKAIAPAPYKGLLDEFKIYNYVLTDAQIQADYNVDPLPIQASSPKPVNQGEVALMDRAELSWDGGFKTTSFKLYAGTSASNLTFVTELPVITKSYELTNLNGNTQYFWRVDAVNDEGTKTGQVWEFKTAAFPQGIVADWHLDATNGIDIIDNSIYQNNGTISNVNSYAWESGKLNNSLNLQDVAANSAIVVPHNESLKFDKNSFSVSLWVKASTPASTSSYILHKGTFAKNAAIGTTGKWYGVELKGDQIYFSVDDDINKSTATASSTSILNDTWVNLVFVRNVADKTLKIYKDGVQIALAPENSSSIANGIGGIESLYIANCYDLNAPFKGALDEVKFFNYALSQTEITNLSQGTLPVKLVDFTAKIENSLVKLRWSTVSEENNDKFIVEKSSNGYDFSFLKELKGKGVSNQTTSYTAFDNAPSSGTNYYKLVQYDKDGQSQIVGLSSVSYNLITSETIRIYPNPVKQEINVAISKNVSQAVISLISLDGKTVYERLLTPEDGIFKVNLLQKPKSGVYVLKVACRYDTYSSKLVVD, encoded by the coding sequence ATGTCAAAAAAACTACATTTAATTTATGTCGTGATGTTAGTTACGTTTGTAATATTACATCTATCTGCAAGCAAAGTAAATGCTCAGACCTTGGCTTTTTCGGGAGCTGAAGGATTTGGTAGATTTACCACAGGAGCGAGAGGGGCACAAAATCCAGAGGTTTATATTGTAACAAATTTAAACGATAGTGGCCCCGGTTCTTTTAGAGATGCCTGTAGTAAACAAGGAAGATTTATTGTTTTCGCTATTAGTGGAATAATTAAACTAAGTGCCGATTTAGCGATACCTAAGAATACAACTATCGCCGGACAGACAGCGCCGGGCGAAGGTATAGTCCTTTACGGAAGAAAAGTCTCTTTTTCCGGTTCAGATAATACCATAGCCCGTTATATCAGGATTAGATTGTCATCAGGAAACGGTAATAGTAAAAGTGCCGATGCATCTGGAATAGCTAATGGTAAGGATATGATATTAGATCACCTTTCTGTAACCTGGGGTATGGATGAAGTGTTTTCTATAAACTGGGATAGTAAAGGCAACAATCCCGATAATATTACGATCCAAAATTCAATTATTGGCCAGGGTCTGCACAGACATAACCATTCGGCAGGAGGATTGATGCAGCCTTCGGAAGGTGGAAAAATAAGTCTGATCAGAAATCTTTATTCGAGCAATAAAACAAGAAATCCGAAAGTAAAAGGAATAAATGAGTTTGTGAACAATGTAGTTTATAACTGGGGAAATTATGGCAATACTTATGGACACTCAGAGTCGGGAGAAGCTTATATCATGGGGGGAGACTCAGCTGGTGAATCATTTGTAAATATTATTAATAATTATTTTATCAGTGGACCAAGTACTAGAGATAACTGGGCAACACCATTTAATAGGGGAAATTCGAACTTTAACCTTTATGGATCCGGTAACTATTTTGATAATAATAAGGATGGTGTGCTGAATGGGATAGATCTTCCTTATGATATCATCAGTTATCCTACGGGTGATGAATCTAGTTTAAAAGCAGTTCCTTATGATTATCCTATGAAAAATCCTACAATGACAGCAGAACAGGCATATTATTGGATTTGTGATCATGTTGGGGCTTCCTATCCAAGAAGAGATCAGGTTGATAAGTTGATGATTAGTGATCTGCGCAGTGTAGGTACATCAGGTATCTACGTTTATACAGAATCAGATTTGCCTTTGGCTAATGGAGGTGTTGGAAATGTATTTAGTGCTCCAGCTCCATTAGATTCCGACGAAGATGGTATACCTGATATCTGGGAGGACGCAAATGGGTTAAATAAGAATGATAAGACAGATGCTGTAAAATATAGTTTATCCAATCCCGAATATCTGAATATAGAAGTTTACATTAATTCATTGATGGATACACCTCCATCCCCATTTATAATACCACCATCAAACATTCTTTTAAGTTCTGTTTCTGTAGAAACGCCAAGTCCACAAAGTACCATTACCATAAAGTGGACTGATAATTCAAACGACGAGGATGGCTTTGTGATAGAACGTTCTTTGGATGGTGTCAGTTATTCCGTTTTAGATAATGTACCTGCAAATACAATAACTTATCAGGACAATAATGGACTACCAAATGTAAAATATTGGTACCGGATTAAAGCTGTCAATACAAATGCAGAGTCAGCTTATGGCGCAGCAGTAAGTATTCTGACCGCGCCAATCCCGACAGCTCCGGTTAAAACAAGTTCTCCAACTCCGAAAAATGCCTATAAATATGTTGAATTATTAAGTCACATTAATACTGGAAATCTTCAGTTAAGCTGGATAGGGAGCGCAAATACAACAACTTATAAGATTTTTATTGGTGAATCTGCTGATAACTTAGCGTTTATTTCAAACTCAACAACAATTAATTATACAATTTCCGCATCTTCCTTAGTTAAAGGAAAGACCTACTATTGGCGAGTTGATGCAGAGAATAGCAAAGGAGTCGCCACAGGAGATATATGGAGTTTTCGTGTGATGCCAGACATTCCAAATGGTCTGGTAGGCTACTGGTCTTTTGATGATATTTTAAATAATGGTAATCAGATAACAGACTCCAGTCCTTATGAAAATCACGGAACATTAGCTCTTGAAGAAAGCGCAAATATAAAAACGGAAGGAAAAGTTGGTAGTGCGATTAATTTTGCAACAGCTACTACCAATATGGATGTAATCAATATTCCAAATAACGATCAGTTATATCTCAGTAATCGCTCATTTTCCATTAGTTTCTGGATGAAAGCCCCTGCGGCAGCGTTGCCTAATAGTGTTAGTGAATATTTACTTTGTAAAGGTTCTATGACTAAAAGTAACGTCACCGGAGCTACAGGAAATAGATATAACCTTGAGTTTAAAAGCAAACAATTAAGGTTTGCTATAGATAATGATGAAAGGAATAAAGATGAGCTTGGTGTTGATGGCTATCTTTTTTATACAAACGAATGGGTACATGTGGTTCTAATTAGGGATTTTGAAAATAGGAAACTAAAAGTTTATGCAAACGGAGTGAAACAAGGAGAGAAAGCCATAACTAGCGCTATAGATAATATTGGTGAAGAAAGTGCTTTAATATTGGGGAATATTGGTGAATTAGAACTGTTAAATAATGAAAAAGGGGTAGTTAAAGCCATCGCGCCAGCTCCTTATAAGGGCCTTTTGGATGAATTTAAAATTTATAATTACGTACTTACAGATGCTCAAATTCAGGCAGATTACAATGTAGATCCTTTACCTATTCAAGCATCTTCTCCTAAACCTGTAAATCAGGGAGAAGTTGCGTTAATGGATAGAGCAGAGTTGAGCTGGGACGGGGGATTCAAAACGACTAGTTTTAAACTATATGCTGGAACTTCGGCGAGTAATTTAACGTTTGTAACAGAATTACCAGTAATTACAAAAAGTTATGAGTTAACCAACTTAAATGGAAATACACAATATTTTTGGAGAGTCGATGCGGTAAACGACGAAGGTACTAAAACAGGCCAGGTTTGGGAATTTAAAACTGCAGCTTTTCCACAGGGAATAGTAGCCGATTGGCATTTGGATGCAACCAATGGTATAGATATAATTGACAACAGCATTTATCAGAATAACGGAACCATCAGCAATGTAAATTCATATGCCTGGGAAAGTGGAAAACTAAATAATAGTTTAAATCTGCAAGATGTTGCAGCAAACTCTGCGATAGTAGTTCCGCATAATGAAAGTCTTAAGTTTGATAAGAATTCCTTTAGTGTCTCTTTGTGGGTGAAAGCATCAACTCCTGCATCAACTTCGTCTTATATTTTACATAAAGGAACATTTGCTAAAAATGCAGCTATCGGCACAACTGGTAAATGGTACGGTGTAGAATTAAAAGGTGATCAGATTTATTTTTCGGTAGACGATGATATTAATAAAAGCACTGCTACTGCTTCGAGTACTTCGATATTGAATGATACCTGGGTAAATTTAGTTTTTGTAAGGAATGTTGCAGACAAAACCCTGAAGATTTATAAGGATGGTGTTCAGATTGCTTTGGCTCCCGAAAATAGTAGCAGTATAGCCAATGGTATTGGCGGTATCGAATCACTTTATATAGCCAACTGTTACGACTTAAACGCACCATTTAAAGGTGCATTAGATGAGGTTAAGTTTTTCAATTACGCGTTGAGTCAAACAGAAATAACAAACTTATCTCAGGGAACTTTACCGGTAAAACTAGTTGATTTTACAGCTAAAATTGAAAATAGCTTGGTTAAACTCCGGTGGAGTACTGTTTCAGAAGAGAATAATGATAAATTTATAGTAGAAAAATCAAGTAATGGATATGACTTTTCTTTCCTGAAAGAATTGAAGGGAAAAGGTGTTTCGAACCAAACTACTTCCTATACCGCTTTTGATAACGCGCCATCTAGCGGAACAAATTACTATAAACTAGTTCAGTATGATAAAGATGGTCAATCACAAATTGTTGGATTAAGTTCTGTTAGTTACAATTTAATCACTTCGGAAACTATAAGAATTTATCCAAATCCGGTTAAACAGGAAATTAACGTAGCTATTTCGAAAAATGTTAGTCAGGCAGTAATAAGTCTGATTTCACTGGACGGAAAAACCGTATATGAAAGATTACTTACTCCCGAGGATGGTATTTTTAAAGTTAATCTTTTACAAAAGCCAAAGTCAGGGGTTTATGTTTTGAAAGTAGCTTGTAGGTACGATACCTATTCTTCAAAATTAGTTGTTGATTAA
- a CDS encoding glycoside hydrolase family 28 protein yields MKKFLEKAIAALLLGALIVSCSTKGKISSADANAWKTADSIRKLIVAPTFKKVDYKITDYGASLDSTVKSTEAIRKAIEACHTNGGGRVIVPKGTFLSGPIHLKSNVNLHLEDGAKILFSRDVNDYKPLVFSRWEGMECMNYSPLIYAYEQENIAITGNGILDGNANNEYWWPWKAKKEYGWKEGIPNQLAAVKILTQQVKDLVPARERIHGDGSYLRPPFIQPYLSKNVLIADVKIINAPFWNINPVLCENVTVRNVKVVTHGPNNDGCDPESCKNVLITGCYFDTGDDCIAIKSGRNEDGRNIARPAENHIIENCEMKDGHGGVVIGSEISGGARNIFAQNLIMDSPNLDRILRLKTSSLRGGIIENVYMRNVEVGTYKEAAILCDMFYEKPGDFLPTIRNISVENLNIKQGGKFGVLINAYKESPVENLRISNSTINGVKIPVQSNYTKGMVFDNVIINGEKVDLEKLDKSVKGEFEKF; encoded by the coding sequence ATGAAGAAATTTTTAGAAAAAGCCATAGCTGCATTATTGTTGGGGGCATTGATAGTCTCCTGTTCCACGAAAGGCAAGATTTCATCTGCAGATGCAAATGCATGGAAAACAGCAGATAGTATCAGGAAATTAATTGTTGCTCCTACATTTAAAAAAGTAGATTACAAGATTACTGATTACGGAGCGAGCTTAGATAGTACAGTTAAAAGCACAGAAGCTATAAGGAAAGCAATTGAAGCCTGCCATACTAATGGAGGCGGTAGGGTGATTGTTCCCAAAGGAACCTTCCTGAGTGGGCCAATTCACCTGAAAAGCAATGTTAATCTTCATTTAGAAGACGGAGCGAAAATTTTATTCAGTCGAGATGTAAACGACTATAAACCACTTGTTTTTTCTCGTTGGGAGGGAATGGAATGTATGAACTATTCTCCGTTGATCTATGCTTATGAACAGGAAAATATTGCAATTACCGGTAATGGAATATTGGATGGAAATGCAAATAACGAATACTGGTGGCCATGGAAAGCAAAAAAAGAATACGGATGGAAAGAAGGAATACCAAATCAATTAGCTGCTGTTAAGATATTAACCCAACAGGTGAAAGATTTAGTTCCGGCAAGAGAAAGAATCCACGGAGACGGGAGTTATTTAAGACCTCCGTTTATTCAACCCTATTTGTCCAAAAATGTGCTTATCGCAGATGTAAAGATCATAAATGCACCATTTTGGAATATCAACCCAGTTTTATGTGAAAATGTAACCGTTAGAAATGTTAAAGTGGTTACACATGGTCCAAATAACGACGGTTGCGATCCGGAATCATGTAAAAATGTTTTGATTACAGGATGTTATTTTGATACAGGAGACGATTGTATTGCCATTAAATCAGGCAGAAATGAAGATGGAAGAAACATCGCCAGACCAGCTGAAAACCACATTATTGAAAATTGTGAGATGAAAGATGGACACGGTGGTGTTGTAATCGGAAGTGAAATTTCTGGTGGTGCAAGGAATATCTTCGCGCAAAATCTGATTATGGACAGCCCGAATCTGGATAGAATATTGAGATTAAAAACCAGTTCCCTTAGAGGTGGTATTATTGAAAATGTTTATATGAGGAATGTTGAAGTAGGTACTTACAAAGAAGCTGCAATTCTTTGTGATATGTTTTACGAAAAGCCGGGCGATTTCCTGCCTACCATAAGAAATATCAGTGTCGAGAACCTGAATATCAAACAGGGAGGGAAATTTGGCGTTTTAATTAATGCATATAAAGAATCTCCGGTTGAGAATTTAAGAATTAGTAACTCAACAATTAACGGAGTGAAAATTCCTGTTCAGTCGAATTATACCAAAGGTATGGTATTCGATAATGTAATCATCAACGGTGAAAAAGTTGATCTGGAAAAACTGGATAAAAGCGTTAAAGGTGAATTTGAGAAATTTTAA
- a CDS encoding DUF4450 domain-containing protein, which translates to MKILKIKNREIPLLCLLTILFNLTVATAQTKSRNYDLERPLRYFPENDAFVIKNGTRKFNRALYGTNTGYRTEAGDLPEFALYMPGMGGNLRFALIKGTNSVWITELKNIKAIYRPGSMLYEITDESYLGTGKLNITILSSAEKDGFIVKTEFDKVTDKSLELAWVFGGASGKKFSRDGDIGADPESVFYLHQENCLDNEYTINKDGFMLKYGSGKVAPTPDKKKTLIGIFPKAAFKIIEADLAASPLNILKSEKKSAPAFSGRLKINSNQPYYFSIYQPDANQQNNTYVNLGKAFDDAEAARVKLVNRVKINTPDPFINTLGGTLAAAADGIWESPTYLHGAVAWRMRLNAWRGAYIADVLGWHDRAKLHFSSYANSQVLTPETGPVVSDTALNLARQKEVMGTSMFSSGYISRNPNANDRPHHYNMNLVFFDQIYTHFKWTRDIDFLKSLWPTLERNMKWEKRNYDADGDGLYDAYASIWASDALQYSGGGVTHTTAYNYRANVEMARLAKIIGKDPKPYEKEAEHILNAVRNTLWLKDKGWYAEYIDKLGNKMLHEQPGLWSIYHAIDAKVPDNFEAYQSLRYIDTQIPHIPIKAKGLEGKEYYTISTTNWHPYTWSVNNVALAELMHTSLAYWQGGRNEEAFKLWESALIESMYLGASPGNFQQLSFYDAMRGELYRDFADPIGMAGRALVEGLFGIQPDAFNNTLLIQPGLPESWDHASLDIPDAAVSFQRNGNADTYKIVSKFPFSMNVKLQLKAYRSGIKSISVNGKKSSWTLVDNSVGVPQIMIDCGNEAENSITIEWEGKAISRYEEYALSTSDELKLNATEGDFLEILDPQEILGNIKLSANKIQANFKNNAGSKTIFVKTKAGELIWYKPYHITLSPRIYLSYNKNQSADQISFDIVSSTNIPGAELMVNPGFQNGIKKTNLVYGKNAFSFGQESLIPGSNQIIVKSNNKILLDTTVINWNIKPSKIKGTKAVDLSGFYNDQIIRVFENKYLSPRPAVTTLQLPTQGIGNWCYPLIKPVLEDDGLRNKLAGNNGQLNFDEKLSFRIPFQPSDKNVVFTSQWDNFPTKISIPLTGSASHVYLLMGGTTNPMQSRIVNGTVSIEYTDGTKRVMELKNPENWWPIEQDYYIDNYAFAIDSPRPPRLYLKSGEFKLNNNSFSTIQGFSSYGVKGGAVTLLDMPADPNKKLKNISIETKANDVVIGLMGITLVY; encoded by the coding sequence ATGAAGATACTTAAGATAAAAAACAGAGAAATACCACTTTTATGTTTATTAACAATCTTGTTCAATTTGACAGTAGCAACCGCACAGACGAAATCAAGAAATTATGATTTAGAGCGACCTTTAAGATACTTTCCGGAAAATGATGCTTTCGTAATAAAGAACGGAACAAGAAAGTTTAATAGGGCACTTTATGGTACCAACACGGGCTATCGTACCGAAGCGGGAGATTTGCCAGAGTTTGCACTTTATATGCCAGGTATGGGAGGGAACTTGCGTTTTGCTTTGATTAAGGGAACAAATAGTGTCTGGATTACCGAATTGAAAAATATCAAAGCGATTTACCGACCGGGATCAATGCTTTATGAAATTACCGATGAATCTTATTTAGGTACTGGAAAATTGAATATTACCATTTTGTCTAGTGCAGAAAAAGACGGTTTTATTGTAAAAACAGAATTCGATAAGGTTACCGATAAATCACTGGAATTAGCCTGGGTGTTTGGTGGAGCTTCCGGTAAAAAGTTCTCACGAGACGGAGATATAGGAGCAGATCCAGAATCAGTTTTTTATTTACATCAGGAGAATTGTCTGGATAATGAATATACAATAAACAAGGACGGATTCATGCTGAAATACGGATCGGGAAAAGTAGCACCTACTCCGGATAAGAAAAAAACGCTGATTGGCATTTTTCCAAAAGCAGCATTCAAAATTATCGAAGCTGATTTGGCAGCTTCTCCTTTAAATATTCTTAAATCAGAAAAGAAATCAGCTCCTGCATTCTCCGGTCGGTTGAAAATAAACAGCAATCAACCTTATTATTTTAGTATTTATCAACCGGATGCCAACCAGCAGAACAATACATATGTTAATCTGGGAAAGGCGTTTGATGATGCGGAAGCTGCGAGAGTAAAACTGGTTAATCGTGTGAAGATCAATACACCGGATCCTTTTATAAATACTTTAGGAGGGACATTGGCAGCTGCAGCAGATGGAATTTGGGAATCGCCAACTTATTTACACGGAGCGGTAGCCTGGAGAATGCGATTGAATGCTTGGAGAGGAGCTTATATCGCTGACGTTCTGGGTTGGCATGACAGAGCAAAACTACATTTTTCCAGTTATGCAAATTCTCAGGTTTTAACTCCGGAAACAGGTCCCGTTGTCTCAGATACAGCCTTGAATTTAGCCAGACAAAAGGAAGTTATGGGAACATCTATGTTTAGTTCGGGATATATCAGCAGGAATCCCAATGCCAACGATCGTCCACATCATTACAATATGAATTTGGTATTCTTCGATCAAATTTATACCCACTTTAAATGGACAAGGGATATTGATTTCCTGAAGTCTTTATGGCCTACTTTAGAGCGGAACATGAAATGGGAAAAAAGAAATTACGATGCGGACGGAGATGGTTTGTATGATGCCTATGCCTCTATCTGGGCCAGTGATGCTTTACAGTATAGCGGTGGCGGAGTAACTCACACAACGGCTTATAATTACCGAGCAAATGTAGAAATGGCCCGATTGGCTAAAATCATAGGAAAAGACCCTAAACCCTACGAAAAGGAAGCAGAACATATATTAAATGCAGTTCGAAATACTTTATGGTTAAAGGATAAAGGCTGGTATGCCGAATATATAGACAAGTTGGGCAATAAAATGCTTCATGAACAACCAGGGCTTTGGAGTATCTATCACGCAATAGATGCTAAGGTTCCGGATAATTTTGAAGCTTATCAGTCCCTCAGATATATAGATACGCAAATTCCCCATATTCCAATCAAAGCAAAGGGATTGGAGGGTAAAGAATATTATACGATTTCAACTACAAACTGGCATCCCTATACCTGGTCTGTAAATAATGTGGCATTAGCAGAATTGATGCATACTTCTTTGGCTTATTGGCAGGGGGGCAGGAACGAAGAAGCTTTTAAGCTTTGGGAAAGCGCATTAATAGAAAGTATGTATCTGGGAGCAAGTCCGGGAAATTTCCAACAGTTATCATTTTATGATGCCATGCGAGGAGAATTATATCGGGATTTTGCTGATCCTATTGGTATGGCCGGCAGAGCATTGGTAGAGGGATTGTTTGGGATTCAACCAGATGCTTTTAATAATACTTTACTCATCCAACCAGGTTTACCAGAATCCTGGGATCATGCGTCTTTAGATATTCCGGATGCTGCAGTTTCTTTTCAGAGAAATGGTAACGCGGATACCTATAAAATAGTTTCTAAGTTTCCGTTTTCAATGAATGTGAAACTTCAATTAAAAGCATATAGATCTGGCATAAAAAGCATATCGGTAAATGGAAAGAAAAGCTCCTGGACTTTGGTTGATAACTCCGTAGGCGTTCCTCAAATTATGATAGATTGTGGAAACGAAGCAGAAAATAGTATAACAATAGAATGGGAAGGTAAAGCAATATCCAGGTACGAAGAATATGCTCTGTCAACATCAGATGAATTGAAGTTAAATGCTACAGAGGGCGACTTTTTGGAGATTCTAGATCCACAGGAAATTCTGGGCAATATCAAATTGAGTGCAAATAAGATTCAGGCCAATTTTAAAAATAATGCAGGTAGCAAAACAATTTTTGTGAAAACAAAAGCAGGAGAACTGATCTGGTATAAGCCTTATCATATAACCCTTAGTCCACGCATATATTTGTCTTACAATAAAAATCAATCTGCAGATCAAATCAGTTTTGATATTGTAAGCAGTACGAATATTCCAGGTGCAGAATTGATGGTGAATCCCGGATTTCAGAACGGAATAAAAAAGACGAATTTAGTCTATGGTAAAAATGCCTTTTCGTTTGGTCAGGAAAGTCTAATTCCTGGAAGTAACCAGATTATCGTTAAATCAAATAATAAGATTCTTTTAGATACAACGGTAATTAATTGGAATATAAAGCCGTCGAAAATTAAAGGAACCAAAGCTGTAGATCTGTCCGGTTTTTATAATGATCAAATAATCAGGGTGTTCGAAAATAAATATCTGAGTCCAAGACCAGCTGTAACGACTTTACAATTGCCTACTCAGGGTATTGGAAACTGGTGTTATCCTTTAATTAAACCTGTATTGGAAGATGATGGCTTGAGAAATAAGCTGGCTGGAAATAATGGACAACTCAATTTTGATGAAAAGCTATCATTCAGGATTCCATTTCAGCCGTCTGATAAGAACGTTGTTTTTACTTCGCAATGGGATAATTTCCCTACAAAAATAAGTATACCGCTAACTGGTTCCGCTTCTCATGTTTACCTTTTAATGGGGGGAACTACTAATCCTATGCAAAGCCGGATAGTAAATGGAACGGTAAGCATAGAATATACCGATGGAACCAAAAGAGTAATGGAGTTGAAAAATCCAGAAAATTGGTGGCCAATAGAGCAGGACTATTATATTGACAATTATGCTTTTGCTATAGATTCACCGAGACCACCACGCTTATATTTGAAGAGCGGCGAGTTTAAACTGAACAATAACTCTTTTTCTACGATACAGGGATTTAGCAGCTACGGAGTAAAAGGTGGAGCAGTCACCTTATTGGATATGCCAGCAGATCCAAATAAAAAGTTGAAAAATATCAGTATTGAAACAAAGGCAAACGACGTTGTTATTGGCTTAATGGGGATTACTTTGGTATATTAG